From Firmicutes bacterium CAG:345, the proteins below share one genomic window:
- a CDS encoding putative uncharacterized protein (product inferred by homology to UniProt) yields the protein MKKNVIMLLPLLLSLTLVGCNNEGSSSSSSSSSSKPSISSTISSSTTNSSSTSTSSTISKTKLASVENFKVNRNEEGKWVFNFDTVENALSYHLTGVVGENSFFEGDVTNDQVVEAGEEAGTYIFSLIAQNPDYLDSEAATYEIAVEIYNETDIGGIKYTGRKENEVPVGNYHLVYGDGSTFDGTLTADFKRANGKHQYTNLMYYEGEFNNDAFEGEGMFTWSTTGDYKDGSTYMGKFVGGNYNDQVGTFYTAAYWTKPVDYNGILTFTGTMGPAFGAPGKAGTVGKGEFSFANNSIYSGDLLKGNGDWDFLRQGWGKNAWTVTEAAGWITGGNAEYTIDNFEGEFDSTGHAWIYGNGIWYFKKDGQPYGYVKGKWDGGSRLGDSDIELVIQDEYKDAIDLTSSL from the coding sequence ATGAAAAAGAATGTCATAATGCTTTTACCTTTACTTCTTTCTCTTACATTAGTCGGCTGCAATAATGAGGGTTCTTCTTCCTCTTCCTCTTCATCATCTTCAAAACCTTCCATTTCTTCTACTATTTCATCAAGTACAACAAATAGTTCATCTACATCTACTTCTTCAACAATTAGCAAAACTAAATTAGCTAGTGTGGAAAACTTCAAAGTGAATAGAAATGAAGAAGGAAAATGGGTTTTCAATTTCGATACTGTTGAAAATGCTCTTTCTTATCATTTGACTGGTGTAGTTGGTGAAAATAGTTTCTTTGAAGGTGATGTTACAAATGATCAAGTTGTAGAAGCTGGTGAAGAAGCTGGTACTTATATTTTCTCTTTAATTGCTCAAAATCCTGATTATTTAGATTCTGAAGCAGCAACATATGAAATTGCTGTTGAAATATATAATGAAACTGATATTGGCGGAATTAAATATACCGGTAGAAAAGAAAATGAAGTCCCAGTTGGAAATTATCATCTTGTCTATGGTGATGGTTCAACGTTTGATGGTACTTTAACTGCAGATTTCAAAAGAGCTAATGGTAAGCATCAATATACCAACTTGATGTATTACGAAGGTGAATTCAATAATGATGCTTTCGAAGGTGAAGGTATGTTTACTTGGTCAACAACTGGTGATTATAAAGACGGAAGCACCTATATGGGTAAATTTGTCGGTGGAAATTATAATGATCAAGTCGGTACTTTCTATACAGCAGCTTATTGGACAAAACCTGTAGATTATAATGGAATTTTAACATTTACAGGAACTATGGGACCTGCTTTTGGCGCTCCTGGTAAAGCTGGAACTGTTGGTAAAGGTGAATTCTCTTTTGCAAATAATAGTATCTATTCTGGTGATTTATTAAAAGGTAATGGCGATTGGGATTTCTTACGTCAAGGATGGGGTAAAAATGCTTGGACAGTTACCGAAGCTGCTGGTTGGATTACTGGTGGAAACGCTGAATATACCATCGATAATTTTGAAGGTGAATTTGATTCTACTGGCCATGCTTGGATCTATGGCAATGGTATATGGTATTTCAAAAAAGATGGTCAACCATATGGATATGTTAAAGGCAAATGGGATGGTGGATCTCGTTTAGGTGATAGCGATATAGAACTTGTTATTCAAGATGAATATAAAGATGCTATCGATTTAACAAGCAGTCTTTAA
- a CDS encoding alpha-N-arabinofuranosidase (product inferred by homology to UniProt) — protein sequence MKNKSKTLFIMSLVFPLLSCGKTNISSTSNSSLTNGSSSSSIQPSTKNPLLERDMKEIALSFSLNDISSSSINPYIYGTFIEHIETCIYNGIWAEVIMDRKFYCPVGKDVSQWNVSKGQVGDDTETPFEGEHSPILNKDSSIRQRGLSLDQKDYNGYIYAKGEGSLKLDFTIDSEVIEKEIKVSSSDYKKYTFDISSPKQTKRASLEISSLSSPITIDSISLMPEDNYYGMRIDTLEKLKELNAPFYRWPGGNFVSGYDFYDGIGDKDKRPTRRNLNYIGQEKDFNSDSERIASDLMNIGSLGFYGAFEPNDFGLDEFIKMCSYLNAEPNIVINAGLGSLEMAKNEVEYCNGLVGRYASMRPQKESYNVKYFSIGNEMNGDWQLGHVDINTYTQRHNEFAKAMKSVDPNIKIIAVGDNSSSWTQDMVNACKDNMDYSSEHFYAERIEDNIKNHILSMKNQAKTRIEKHRNIQNIGNIKMAIDEYAYMNAEVSSRLKDGMGIISGVNEMIKNSDVVSIACYSSTVNATQGQIATDDFNAYLEGSGYALSIYRDNLKDYYLPVKYKATVGDDYYEIIMTVNKEKNEVAIGVINTTDQILKLTNRLFDEGITQDILEGEFLESSNSVKGEELKRTKRTLNAAYVVAEPRSISVTTLKIR from the coding sequence ATGAAAAATAAAAGTAAGACTTTATTCATAATGTCACTTGTTTTCCCTCTCCTATCTTGTGGAAAAACTAATATTTCTTCCACTTCAAATAGTAGTTTGACAAATGGTTCTTCTTCTAGTTCTATTCAACCTAGCACTAAAAATCCTCTTTTAGAAAGGGATATGAAAGAGATTGCTTTGAGTTTTTCTTTAAACGATATTTCTTCTTCTAGCATCAATCCTTATATTTATGGTACTTTTATCGAACATATTGAAACTTGTATCTACAATGGAATTTGGGCAGAAGTTATTATGGATAGAAAATTTTATTGCCCTGTTGGAAAAGATGTTTCTCAATGGAATGTTAGCAAGGGTCAAGTCGGTGATGATACTGAAACTCCTTTTGAAGGTGAACATTCTCCGATTTTAAATAAAGATAGTTCGATTCGCCAAAGAGGTTTATCTTTAGATCAAAAAGATTACAATGGCTATATTTATGCAAAAGGTGAAGGAAGTTTAAAACTTGATTTTACCATCGATAGTGAAGTTATAGAAAAAGAAATAAAAGTATCTTCAAGCGATTATAAAAAATATACTTTTGATATTTCTTCTCCTAAGCAAACTAAAAGAGCTAGTTTAGAAATTTCTTCTTTATCTTCTCCTATTACAATTGATTCTATATCATTGATGCCTGAAGATAATTACTATGGAATGAGAATAGATACTTTGGAAAAACTCAAGGAATTGAATGCTCCTTTTTATAGATGGCCAGGTGGTAATTTTGTTTCAGGATATGATTTCTATGATGGTATTGGTGATAAAGATAAAAGACCGACGAGAAGAAATTTAAATTATATCGGTCAAGAAAAAGATTTCAATTCTGATTCCGAAAGAATAGCTAGCGATTTGATGAATATTGGAAGTTTAGGATTTTATGGAGCTTTTGAACCAAATGACTTTGGACTCGATGAATTTATCAAGATGTGTTCCTATTTAAATGCTGAGCCGAATATCGTTATCAATGCTGGATTAGGCAGTTTAGAGATGGCGAAAAATGAAGTTGAATATTGCAATGGTCTTGTAGGAAGATATGCTTCAATGCGCCCGCAAAAAGAAAGTTATAATGTTAAATATTTCTCTATCGGAAATGAGATGAATGGGGATTGGCAATTAGGGCATGTCGATATAAATACCTATACTCAAAGACATAATGAATTTGCCAAAGCTATGAAAAGTGTTGATCCTAATATCAAGATAATTGCAGTCGGTGATAACTCTAGTTCTTGGACTCAGGATATGGTCAATGCCTGCAAAGACAATATGGATTATTCTAGTGAACATTTCTATGCTGAAAGAATTGAAGACAATATTAAAAATCATATTCTTTCGATGAAAAATCAGGCTAAGACAAGAATTGAAAAACATCGCAATATTCAAAATATCGGAAATATTAAGATGGCAATCGATGAATATGCCTACATGAATGCTGAAGTTAGTTCTCGCTTAAAAGATGGAATGGGTATTATTAGCGGAGTTAATGAAATGATAAAAAATAGCGATGTTGTTTCTATCGCTTGCTATTCATCAACTGTCAATGCTACTCAAGGACAAATTGCTACTGATGATTTTAATGCATATTTAGAAGGTAGTGGCTATGCTCTTTCTATCTATCGTGATAATTTAAAAGATTATTATTTGCCAGTTAAATATAAAGCGACTGTCGGAGATGATTATTATGAAATTATAATGACAGTCAACAAAGAAAAAAATGAAGTTGCCATTGGTGTTATCAATACAACTGATCAAATATTGAAGTTAACAAATCGCCTTTTTGATGAAGGAATTACACAAGATATTTTAGAAGGTGAATTTTTAGAATCATCAAATAGCGTTAAAGGCGAAGAGTTAAAAAGAACTAAAAGAACGTTAAATGCTGCCTATGTGGTTGCAGAACCGCGCTCTATTTCGGTGACAACACTAAAAATACGATAA
- a CDS encoding glycoside hydrolase family 2 sugar binding (product inferred by homology to UniProt), translated as MNINKLPYLNYPNPRLRRKNYQILNGIWDFAFIEKMEIPESFDKKIKVPFTYETEYSLINQQELHEYIAYRRKFKVDKANYLLHFEGVDYQTKVFIDRKEVYSHCGAYSPFVIPLSLDDGEHEFVVLVHDTYNKWQMRGKQRTRGENYECWYTQFTGIFQDVYLEKVGNNYFEKVLFSGDKNGLVTFDIDLKEKADVRISIFQKETLVDEFVLQGQKHYSGTRQEKNIELYSHENPCLYDVKLEIEKEDEVETYFGFRTIENKDGKLFINDKPLYLRMILNQGYYFKKGVTPEKDDVILDLSLIEKIGFNGIRIHQKQEVNLFYYIADNLGIYLWSEIPSCYEYSENMKEEVENEIPQIIEKNFNSPSIITYVIFNESWGIPEINTNEECQAFVNKIGAEVKKYDSTRLVILNDGWFQLTGTDILSLHEYEQNPTALANEYIDQENVLKDKIINHYGKAFASGNKYQGQPIILSEFGGASLKTSDGWGYGEKMQNISDYKKQLENIFAAVRKLDYLSGYCYTQLTDVEQETNGLFYADRQAKLPLEEMRKIILGE; from the coding sequence ATGAACATTAATAAACTGCCATATTTAAATTATCCAAACCCCCGTTTGAGAAGAAAGAATTATCAAATTTTAAATGGAATATGGGATTTTGCTTTTATTGAAAAAATGGAAATTCCTGAATCATTTGATAAGAAAATTAAAGTACCTTTTACTTATGAGACTGAATATAGTCTTATCAATCAACAAGAGCTTCATGAATATATAGCTTATCGCAGAAAATTTAAAGTTGACAAAGCCAATTATCTTCTTCATTTTGAAGGCGTCGATTATCAGACAAAAGTTTTTATCGATCGAAAAGAAGTCTATAGTCATTGCGGAGCTTATTCTCCTTTTGTTATTCCTCTTTCTTTAGATGATGGTGAACATGAATTTGTTGTTTTAGTTCATGACACATATAATAAATGGCAAATGAGAGGAAAACAAAGAACTCGTGGAGAAAATTATGAATGCTGGTATACACAGTTTACAGGTATTTTTCAAGATGTGTATTTAGAAAAAGTTGGAAATAATTATTTTGAAAAAGTTCTTTTCAGTGGAGATAAGAATGGACTTGTAACATTTGATATTGACTTAAAAGAAAAAGCAGATGTCAGAATTAGTATTTTCCAAAAAGAAACATTAGTTGATGAATTTGTGCTCCAAGGGCAAAAACATTATTCTGGAACAAGACAAGAAAAGAATATTGAACTTTATTCACATGAAAATCCTTGCTTATATGATGTTAAGTTAGAGATTGAAAAAGAAGATGAAGTAGAAACTTATTTTGGTTTTCGTACGATTGAAAATAAAGACGGCAAGCTTTTCATAAATGATAAACCTTTGTATTTAAGAATGATTTTAAATCAAGGTTATTATTTTAAAAAAGGTGTTACGCCGGAAAAAGATGATGTGATTTTAGATTTATCTCTGATTGAAAAGATAGGTTTTAATGGCATACGTATTCATCAAAAACAAGAAGTTAACTTATTTTATTACATAGCTGATAATCTAGGTATTTATCTTTGGAGCGAAATTCCTTCTTGTTATGAATATAGTGAAAACATGAAAGAAGAAGTGGAAAATGAAATTCCACAAATTATTGAAAAGAATTTCAATTCTCCTTCTATTATCACTTATGTAATATTTAATGAATCATGGGGAATTCCAGAAATTAATACCAATGAAGAATGTCAAGCTTTCGTCAATAAAATTGGTGCAGAAGTTAAAAAATATGATTCTACCCGTCTTGTTATTTTAAATGATGGTTGGTTTCAACTTACGGGTACAGATATTCTCTCTTTACATGAATATGAACAAAATCCTACAGCTTTAGCAAATGAATATATAGATCAAGAAAATGTTTTAAAAGATAAAATTATCAATCATTATGGTAAAGCTTTTGCCAGCGGTAATAAATATCAAGGACAACCGATAATTTTAAGTGAATTTGGTGGTGCTAGTTTAAAAACCAGCGATGGCTGGGGCTATGGTGAAAAGATGCAAAATATTTCTGATTATAAGAAACAACTAGAAAATATTTTTGCAGCGGTTAGGAAATTAGATTATTTGAGCGGTTATTGCTATACTCAACTAACTGATGTTGAGCAAGAGACAAATGGTTTGTTCTATGCGGATCGCCAAGCTAAATTACCGCTTGAAGAAATGCGTAAAATTATTTTGGGAGAATAG
- a CDS encoding binding-protein-dependent transport systems inner membrane component (product inferred by homology to UniProt), protein MHNKSKKKLTFNVVVYILVIVCTILSLFPTFFAFLLAVLKEKNANAMYDDVMQIFSGFTFENFINVLQGSNIPRWTLNSFIVAIVQTVLYVFIASLAAFGFSRLKFKGRKVLFDICLFSMLVPGIINCVPNYIIISSMGLYDSLFAMILPGLSGVGGVFLLKQFMDNIPKDYDEVCRVEGASNFTIYRKVILPLCGPAFASQAIFSFQGAWNDFLWPIIVTSSDENRTLASGLYKTLMADTQYRSSLMAASIISAIPIIIVFIFGQKYFTEGISKGGIKG, encoded by the coding sequence ATGCATAATAAAAGTAAAAAGAAATTAACATTTAATGTTGTTGTTTATATTTTGGTTATTGTCTGCACTATTCTTTCTTTGTTCCCAACATTTTTTGCCTTCCTTCTTGCTGTTTTAAAAGAAAAGAATGCTAATGCAATGTACGATGATGTGATGCAGATTTTTTCTGGATTCACATTTGAAAATTTTATAAATGTTTTACAAGGAAGCAATATTCCAAGATGGACATTGAATTCCTTTATTGTTGCTATAGTGCAAACAGTTCTTTATGTTTTTATCGCTTCTTTAGCTGCCTTTGGCTTTTCAAGATTGAAATTTAAAGGAAGAAAAGTTTTATTTGATATCTGTTTGTTCAGTATGTTAGTTCCAGGAATTATTAACTGTGTTCCAAATTACATAATTATTTCTTCGATGGGATTATATGACTCTTTATTCGCTATGATACTTCCAGGATTAAGCGGTGTCGGTGGAGTTTTCCTATTGAAACAATTCATGGATAATATTCCGAAGGATTATGATGAGGTTTGTCGAGTTGAAGGAGCTAGCAATTTCACTATTTATCGCAAGGTTATTCTTCCTTTATGTGGACCGGCTTTTGCTTCACAAGCTATATTTTCATTCCAAGGTGCTTGGAATGATTTCTTATGGCCTATCATCGTCACAAGTTCTGATGAAAATAGAACTTTAGCTAGCGGATTATATAAAACTTTAATGGCAGATACACAATATCGTAGCTCTTTGATGGCTGCAAGTATTATTTCCGCCATTCCTATTATTATCGTATTTATTTTTGGACAAAAGTATTTTACCGAAGGAATTTCTAAAGGAGGTATAAAAGGCTGA
- a CDS encoding binding-protein-dependent transport systems inner membrane component (product inferred by homology to UniProt), with translation MKDQTKERLHNFHKGFEKNVSPYLFILPFFIFFVVFALTPVVMSLILSFMEWDYSSSATWVGLKNYQLIFDLDTLTGSEFWKSVAHTLLFAVIEMPLLIIIPFFIAFLLNHRLKGFGVCRSLIYLPAILSISTVGIIFVVLLDTNLGVINKIFHTDIPWLTKQPYQWISIFLLSTWWGIGGNMVLFTAGLQGISKDLYEAADMEGCSHIEKLRYVTLPGLKNTFVYVMTMTTLSCFNVMGQPMMLTPGDESTQVAIQFIYNTAFGGWKLGRASAMSIIMALLMGIFSFLALRKAIQSGRKENA, from the coding sequence ATGAAAGATCAAACTAAGGAAAGATTACATAATTTCCATAAAGGTTTTGAAAAAAACGTTAGTCCGTATTTATTTATTCTTCCATTCTTCATTTTCTTTGTTGTTTTTGCTTTAACTCCAGTTGTCATGTCTTTGATTCTCTCTTTTATGGAATGGGATTATTCTTCTAGTGCAACTTGGGTGGGTTTAAAAAATTATCAATTGATTTTTGATTTAGATACTTTAACTGGATCAGAATTTTGGAAAAGCGTAGCGCATACTTTACTTTTTGCAGTGATAGAGATGCCTTTGCTTATTATAATTCCCTTTTTCATAGCTTTTTTACTCAATCATAGACTTAAAGGTTTTGGAGTATGTCGTTCTCTTATTTATCTTCCAGCAATCTTATCGATTTCAACTGTCGGTATTATTTTTGTCGTTTTACTCGACACGAATTTAGGTGTTATAAATAAGATTTTCCATACCGATATACCTTGGTTAACGAAGCAGCCATATCAGTGGATTTCTATATTTTTGTTATCTACATGGTGGGGAATAGGTGGAAATATGGTTCTATTTACCGCTGGTCTTCAAGGAATAAGCAAAGATTTATATGAAGCTGCAGATATGGAAGGTTGCAGTCATATTGAAAAACTTCGCTATGTCACTTTACCGGGACTTAAAAACACTTTTGTTTATGTAATGACAATGACAACTCTCTCTTGCTTTAATGTCATGGGACAACCGATGATGCTTACTCCAGGAGATGAATCAACACAGGTTGCAATTCAGTTTATTTATAATACTGCCTTTGGTGGTTGGAAATTAGGCAGAGCTTCAGCTATGAGCATTATCATGGCTTTATTGATGGGTATCTTTTCTTTTTTAGCTTTAAGAAAAGCGATTCAATCGGGGAGAAAAGAAAATGCATAA
- a CDS encoding extracellular solute-binding protein family 1 (product inferred by homology to UniProt) yields MIKSFFKKAVLALSILPLVSCGGNNSSSNVSSSGSNTGTTSSSSTVIDDSPVTLKFWNGFTGKDGDGMNDIVKAFNKAYEGKITIQVDTINWDSLFLKLIQNKGKEKYSPHIVAMGANRLAQMKSKNIIREIDDIVEYTEAKEEDYLSVSWNAGLLGDSGHRYSFPLDVHPTAMFYNKDLISEDEIPTTWEEFEKVCKEKTNTDTGVYGWAIPNMYSITKDIFASMLLQNGTDMLDKDNNAIFNSDKAVEVLNRLQKWKYVDKISPSSVGTSGDLTLFNSGKSVFYFDGPWSINTLKDISPIDIGVAPMPGSTGTNGISYTGSHQFTLIDCTTQDEKIKNACYEFIKFVSQNPLEWAKAGQVTAYKPVHNTDEYKALTELQPFTLEAENAKVGNIDYEYYYECYNYMGQAVANCLNDSNLTAKQSLDSKVNLFKKFLNEQ; encoded by the coding sequence ATGATAAAATCTTTTTTTAAAAAAGCCGTATTGGCATTATCAATTTTACCTTTAGTCTCTTGTGGTGGAAATAATTCTTCAAGCAATGTTTCTAGCAGTGGATCTAATACTGGTACTACATCTTCTTCAAGTACTGTCATCGATGATTCACCGGTTACTTTGAAATTTTGGAATGGTTTTACTGGAAAAGATGGCGATGGTATGAATGATATTGTCAAAGCTTTCAATAAAGCCTATGAAGGCAAAATTACGATTCAGGTTGATACGATTAACTGGGACTCTTTATTCTTGAAGTTGATTCAAAATAAAGGTAAGGAAAAATATTCCCCACATATTGTGGCGATGGGTGCTAATCGTTTAGCTCAGATGAAAAGTAAGAATATCATCCGTGAAATTGATGATATTGTTGAATATACAGAAGCAAAGGAAGAGGATTATCTTTCTGTTAGCTGGAATGCAGGTTTATTAGGAGATTCCGGTCATCGTTATTCTTTTCCTCTCGATGTTCATCCAACAGCGATGTTTTACAATAAGGATTTGATCAGTGAAGATGAAATTCCAACAACCTGGGAAGAATTTGAAAAGGTTTGCAAAGAAAAAACCAATACAGATACCGGTGTTTATGGTTGGGCTATTCCTAATATGTATTCTATTACTAAAGATATTTTTGCCTCCATGCTTTTACAAAATGGAACAGATATGCTAGATAAAGATAATAACGCTATCTTTAATAGCGATAAAGCTGTTGAGGTTTTAAATAGATTACAAAAATGGAAATATGTTGATAAAATTTCCCCTTCTTCCGTTGGCACCAGTGGGGATTTAACTTTGTTTAATAGTGGTAAATCTGTTTTCTATTTTGATGGACCATGGTCTATCAATACTTTGAAAGATATTTCTCCTATTGATATCGGTGTGGCACCGATGCCAGGAAGTACTGGAACAAATGGTATTTCTTATACTGGTTCTCATCAATTTACTTTGATCGATTGCACCACACAAGATGAAAAAATTAAAAATGCTTGCTATGAATTTATAAAATTTGTTTCTCAAAATCCTTTGGAATGGGCTAAAGCTGGACAAGTCACAGCTTATAAACCAGTTCATAATACTGATGAATATAAAGCTTTAACTGAGCTTCAACCTTTCACTCTTGAAGCTGAAAATGCTAAAGTTGGTAATATCGATTATGAATATTATTATGAATGCTATAACTATATGGGCCAAGCTGTTGCCAATTGCTTAAATGATAGTAATTTAACAGCGAAGCAATCTTTAGATAGTAAAGTTAATCTCTTCAAAAAATTCCTTAACGAGCAGTAA
- a CDS encoding transcriptional regulator ArsR family (product inferred by homology to UniProt): MDKKLELNLNHKNDLARVTKALSNTSRLDILILLSQESLSVDEISKRLNSPLTTVASNIQILENTGLVRTKLQAGKHGTMKLCSIVYENMNIDFMTNIHSDVQKNKTIEIPIGSYWSFDVKPTCGLVSEKEYIGKDDDENTFYLPERINAQLLWFREGYVEYLIPIEEDAKKIKAVSLSFEACSEAPNYRNIFPSDITLALNDVEVGTWKCPGDFGGRRGKVSPTWWPINSTQFGLWKTWSVFDKGTFIDYERLSDVTPKEIFNGNKNILSIKIMVKHDAQNVGGINIFGEKFGDIPSGIRLTYTLED, translated from the coding sequence ATGGATAAGAAATTGGAATTGAATTTAAATCATAAAAATGATTTAGCTAGGGTTACTAAAGCTTTATCTAATACTTCACGTTTAGATATTTTGATTCTTTTATCTCAGGAAAGTCTTTCTGTTGATGAAATATCTAAAAGACTTAATTCTCCTTTGACAACGGTAGCTTCAAATATTCAGATATTAGAAAATACCGGTCTTGTCAGGACAAAATTACAAGCTGGAAAACATGGAACTATGAAATTATGTTCCATTGTCTATGAAAATATGAATATCGATTTTATGACAAATATTCATAGTGATGTTCAAAAGAATAAAACCATAGAAATTCCTATTGGTTCTTATTGGTCTTTTGATGTTAAACCTACTTGTGGTTTAGTTTCAGAAAAAGAATATATTGGAAAAGATGATGATGAAAATACCTTTTATTTGCCGGAAAGAATCAATGCTCAACTTTTATGGTTTAGGGAAGGATATGTTGAATATTTGATTCCAATAGAAGAAGATGCAAAGAAGATTAAAGCAGTTTCATTAAGTTTTGAAGCCTGTTCAGAAGCTCCAAATTATCGCAACATTTTCCCTAGTGATATTACTTTGGCTTTGAATGATGTTGAAGTAGGAACTTGGAAATGTCCAGGAGATTTCGGTGGAAGAAGAGGAAAAGTTTCACCAACTTGGTGGCCAATAAATTCGACACAATTTGGTTTATGGAAAACGTGGAGTGTTTTTGATAAAGGTACTTTTATTGACTATGAAAGATTATCTGATGTTACTCCGAAAGAAATTTTCAATGGAAATAAAAATATTTTGTCGATAAAAATTATGGTAAAACACGATGCGCAAAATGTTGGTGGAATCAACATTTTCGGTGAAAAATTTGGCGATATTCCTTCGGGAATTCGTCTTACTTATACGTTAGAAGATTAA
- a CDS encoding putative uncharacterized protein (product inferred by homology to UniProt), with translation MKKIKWAVIGTGVIANEMAQALNSVQKNIYSVANRTHQKGIDFAKKYNIEKVYDQIDDVFKDPDVDVIYITTPHNTHIDFMLKAIESKKHILVEKSITLNSNQLNLAIKKARENNVIIAEAMTIYHMPIYKKIIEILKSKKLGKVNLITMNFGSYKDYDMTNRFFNKNLAGGAMLDIGVYALSFIRWFMDSNPNELLSQVKLAPTGVDEQASLLLKNKEGQMATVMLSLHSKQPKRGMISCENGFIEIMEYPRANEATITYLDTGKVEKIIEGNTQKALLYEILDMEKAINKKEDNMHLNYTKDVMELMTKFRETWNLKYPEEE, from the coding sequence ATGAAAAAGATTAAATGGGCTGTAATAGGAACAGGAGTAATAGCTAATGAAATGGCACAAGCATTAAACTCAGTTCAAAAGAATATCTATTCTGTAGCAAATAGAACACATCAAAAAGGAATTGATTTTGCAAAAAAATATAATATAGAAAAAGTATATGACCAAATTGATGACGTTTTCAAAGATCCAGATGTTGATGTAATTTATATAACAACTCCACATAATACACATATAGATTTTATGCTAAAAGCAATAGAGAGCAAAAAACATATCCTTGTTGAAAAATCAATAACTCTTAATAGCAATCAATTAAATCTTGCTATAAAAAAAGCAAGGGAAAATAATGTGATCATTGCAGAAGCAATGACCATTTATCATATGCCAATTTATAAAAAAATAATAGAAATTTTAAAGTCAAAAAAATTAGGAAAAGTTAATTTGATAACCATGAACTTTGGTAGCTACAAAGATTATGACATGACCAACAGATTCTTTAATAAAAATCTTGCCGGAGGAGCAATGCTCGATATTGGAGTATATGCCTTGTCATTTATAAGATGGTTCATGGATTCAAATCCAAACGAATTATTATCTCAAGTTAAACTAGCTCCAACCGGAGTCGATGAACAAGCTAGTCTCTTATTGAAAAATAAAGAAGGACAAATGGCAACAGTCATGCTATCTTTACATTCTAAACAGCCCAAAAGAGGAATGATATCATGCGAAAATGGTTTTATTGAAATTATGGAATATCCTCGTGCTAATGAAGCTACAATAACCTATTTAGATACAGGAAAAGTAGAGAAAATAATCGAAGGAAATACACAGAAAGCTTTGCTATATGAAATATTAGATATGGAAAAAGCTATAAATAAAAAAGAAGATAATATGCATTTAAATTATACAAAAGATGTCATGGAATTAATGACAAAATTCCGTGAAACATGGAATTTAAAATATCCAGAGGAAGAATAA
- a CDS encoding unknown (no significant homology to UniProt), protein MRDNSKNLFTLSIIVLVVTALAFLTNTFTIILLLESLKDLKVEGNVDQNQVRAILKTVFIIAYVVESLINSGEVFLGVQGIRQSNGKDVGKAHIVISIVLMVLQGLGVLGVLYNMITSFSPIYILSLIMSVGMMVLLFFYHKFANDLYYEFDY, encoded by the coding sequence ATGAGAGATAATAGTAAGAATCTTTTTACCTTAAGCATTATAGTTCTTGTTGTAACAGCACTTGCATTTTTGACAAATACTTTTACAATAATTCTTTTGCTCGAAAGTTTAAAGGATTTAAAAGTTGAAGGGAATGTTGATCAGAATCAAGTAAGAGCAATTTTAAAAACGGTTTTCATTATCGCATATGTAGTAGAAAGCCTTATTAATTCTGGTGAAGTTTTCTTAGGAGTTCAAGGTATTCGTCAATCAAATGGTAAAGATGTTGGAAAAGCACATATTGTTATTTCTATAGTTCTTATGGTTCTCCAGGGATTAGGCGTTCTTGGAGTATTGTATAATATGATTACTTCTTTCAGTCCTATTTATATTTTATCGTTGATTATGAGTGTTGGCATGATGGTATTGCTCTTCTTCTATCATAAATTTGCTAACGATCTTTATTACGAATTTGATTATTAA